From Aphelocoma coerulescens isolate FSJ_1873_10779 chromosome 15, UR_Acoe_1.0, whole genome shotgun sequence, one genomic window encodes:
- the DENR gene encoding density-regulated protein, with translation MATDVAEPVVPDCRGDGRSGARSDADYPLRVLYCGVCSLPTEYCEYMPDVTKCRQWLEKNFPDEFAKLTVENSPKQEAGVGEGQGNVGGGEEEEKKKQKRGGRGQIKQKKKTVPQKVTIAKIPRAKKKYVTRVCGLATFEIDLKEAQRFFAQKFSCGASVTGEDEIIIQGDFTDDIIDVIQEKWPEVDDDSIEDLGEVKK, from the exons ATGGCCACAGATGTCGCTGAGCCGGTGGTCCCTGACTGCAGAGGGGACGGCAGGAGCGGTGCCAGGTCAGACGCCGATTACCCCCTCCGGGTCCTCTACTGCGGAG TCTGTTCGTTGCCAACAGAG TACTGTGAATACATGCCTGATGTGACTAAATGCAGACAATGGTTAGAAAAGAATTTTCCAGATGAGTTTGCAAAACTTACAGTAG AAAATTCACCTAAACAGGAAGCTGGGGTTGGAGAAGGCCAAGGAAatgtgggaggaggagaagaagaggagaagaagaagcaAAAGAGAG GTGGAAGAGGTCAGATAAAACAGAAGAAGAAGACTGTACCACAGAAAGTTACGATAGCTAAAATTCccagagcaaagaaaaaatatgtcacGAGAGTGTGTGGCCTCGCAACGTTTG AAATCGATCTTAAGGAAGCACAAAGGTTTTTTGCTCAGAAATTTTCCTGCGGTGCCTCAGTaacaggagaagatgaaatcaTCATTCAGGGGGACTTTACAGATGACATTATTGATGTAATCCAGGAGAAGTGGCCTGAG GTGGATGATGACAGTATTGAAGATCTTGGAGAAGTCAAGAAGTGA
- the GPN3 gene encoding GPN-loop GTPase 3 isoform X2 yields the protein MSTYCSTMVQHCEALGRAVQVVNLDPAAELFSYPVMADIRELIEVDDVMEDESLRFGPNGGLVFCMEYFANNFNWLEESLGHVEDDYILFDCPGQIELYTHLPVMKQLVEQLQQWEFRVCGVFLVDSQFMVESFKFISGILAALSAMISLEIPQINVMTKMDLLSKKAKKEIEKYLDPDMYSMIEDSTNILRSKRFKKLTKSICGLIDDYGMVRFLPLDRSDEESINIVLQHIDFTIQYGEDLEFKEPKECEEDKSALVDEYFQDHVDE from the exons ATG AGCACGTACTGTTCCACCATGGTGCAGCACTGCGAGGCGCTGGGCCGCGCCGTGCAGGTGGTGAACCTGGACCCGGCGGCCGAGCTCTTCAGCTACCCCGTCATGGCAG ACATCCGCGAGCTGATAGAAGTGGACGATGTCATGGAAGATGAGTCCTTGAGGTTTGGCCCCAATGGTGGCTTGGTGTTTTGCATGGAATACTTTGCCAATAACTTCAACTGGCTGGAGGAGAGCCTTGGGCACGTGGAGGATGACTATATTTTGTTTGATTGCCCAG GTCAGATCGAACTCTACACGCACCTGCCAGTGATGAAACAGTtggtggagcagctgcagcagtgggaATTCCGTGTCTGTGGAGTTTTCCTTGTGGATTCTCAGTTTATGGTGGAATCTTTTAAG TTTATTTCTGGAATCCTGGCAGCTCTCAGTGCAATGATATCTTTGGAGATTCCACAGATTAACGTCATGACCAAAATGGATTTGCTGAGCAAGAAAGCcaagaaggaaatagaaaa GTACTTGGATCCAGATATGTATTCTATGATCGAAGATTCTACAAATATATTGAGAAGCAAAAGGTTTAAAAAACTGACCAAATCTATATGTGGATTG ATTGATGACTATGGTATGGTTCGATTTCTGCCTCTGGATCGCTCTGATGAGGAAAGTATAAACATAGTTCTGCAGCACATAGACTTCACCATTCAGTATGGGGAAGATCTGGAATTTAAAGAACCAAAG GAATGTGAAGAAGATAAATCTGCTCTTGTGGATGAATACTTTCAAGATCATGTGGATGAGTAA
- the GPN3 gene encoding GPN-loop GTPase 3 isoform X1, whose protein sequence is MPRYAQLVMGPAGSGKSTYCSTMVQHCEALGRAVQVVNLDPAAELFSYPVMADIRELIEVDDVMEDESLRFGPNGGLVFCMEYFANNFNWLEESLGHVEDDYILFDCPGQIELYTHLPVMKQLVEQLQQWEFRVCGVFLVDSQFMVESFKFISGILAALSAMISLEIPQINVMTKMDLLSKKAKKEIEKYLDPDMYSMIEDSTNILRSKRFKKLTKSICGLIDDYGMVRFLPLDRSDEESINIVLQHIDFTIQYGEDLEFKEPKECEEDKSALVDEYFQDHVDE, encoded by the exons ATGCCCCGGTACGCGCAGCTGGTGATGGGCCCGGCGGGCAGCGGGaag AGCACGTACTGTTCCACCATGGTGCAGCACTGCGAGGCGCTGGGCCGCGCCGTGCAGGTGGTGAACCTGGACCCGGCGGCCGAGCTCTTCAGCTACCCCGTCATGGCAG ACATCCGCGAGCTGATAGAAGTGGACGATGTCATGGAAGATGAGTCCTTGAGGTTTGGCCCCAATGGTGGCTTGGTGTTTTGCATGGAATACTTTGCCAATAACTTCAACTGGCTGGAGGAGAGCCTTGGGCACGTGGAGGATGACTATATTTTGTTTGATTGCCCAG GTCAGATCGAACTCTACACGCACCTGCCAGTGATGAAACAGTtggtggagcagctgcagcagtgggaATTCCGTGTCTGTGGAGTTTTCCTTGTGGATTCTCAGTTTATGGTGGAATCTTTTAAG TTTATTTCTGGAATCCTGGCAGCTCTCAGTGCAATGATATCTTTGGAGATTCCACAGATTAACGTCATGACCAAAATGGATTTGCTGAGCAAGAAAGCcaagaaggaaatagaaaa GTACTTGGATCCAGATATGTATTCTATGATCGAAGATTCTACAAATATATTGAGAAGCAAAAGGTTTAAAAAACTGACCAAATCTATATGTGGATTG ATTGATGACTATGGTATGGTTCGATTTCTGCCTCTGGATCGCTCTGATGAGGAAAGTATAAACATAGTTCTGCAGCACATAGACTTCACCATTCAGTATGGGGAAGATCTGGAATTTAAAGAACCAAAG GAATGTGAAGAAGATAAATCTGCTCTTGTGGATGAATACTTTCAAGATCATGTGGATGAGTAA
- the ARPC3 gene encoding actin-related protein 2/3 complex subunit 3, which yields MHRRENQLRAKHPGTPSPNGRCLAGIPSRYRQSPGRAMPLRGAFPVRAVSGHRDASRDPFPARCLRGGARLPLPLLAPPLPLPHFLQRRRRRKLCGRFAARFAPLPSRPAPPSRLLPFEMPAYHSTLMDSDTKLIGNMALLPIRSQFKGPAPRETKDTDIIDEAIYYFKANVFFKNYEIKNEADRTLIYVTLYISECLKKLQKCNSKGQGEKEMYTLGITNFPIPGEPGFPLNAIYAKPANKQEEEVMRAYLQQLRQETGLRLCDKVFDPQSDKPSKWWICFVKRQFMNKSLSGPGQ from the exons atgCACAGGAGAGAAAACCAGCTGCGAGCGAAGCATCCCGGAACCCCTTCCCCGAACGGGCGGTGCCTGGCCGGGATCCCCTCCCGGTAccggcagagccctggcagagcaATGCCTCTCCGTGGCGCTTTTCCCGTACGGGCAGTGTCCGGGCACAGAGATGCCTCCCGGGATCCCTTCCCGGCGCGCTGCCTCCGGGGCGGTGCACGGCTCCCGCTTCCCCTCCTCGCACCGCCTCTGCCGCTGCCTCATTTCCTGCAGCGTAGGCGGAGGAGGAAGCTCTGTGGCCGCTTTGCTGCCCGGTTCgccccgctcccctcccgcccggccccgccgagccGCCTCCTGCCCTTCGAGATGCCG GCTTACCACTCCACTTTAATGGACTCAGACACCAAACTAATTGGGAACATGGCGCTGTTACCCATCAGAAGCCAGTTCAAGGGCCCAGCACCTCGAGAAA CTAAGGACACAGATATTATAGATGAAGCCATCTACTACTTCAAAGCTAatgttttcttcaaaaattaTGAAATTAAG AACGAGGCTGACAGAACACTGATCTATGTAACCCTCTACATTTCTGAGTGCctgaaaaagctgcaaaag TGTAACTCCAAAGGccaaggagagaaggaaatgtACACACTAGGAATCACTAACTTCCCAATCCCAGGGGAGCCTGGCTTTCCACTTAACGCCATTTATGCCAAACCTGCCAACAAGCAGGAGGAAG AGGTGATGAGGGCctacctgcagcagctgaggcaaGAAACCGGCCTTCGCCTTTGTGACAAAGTATTTGATCCTCAGAGTGACAAGCCAAGCAAG TGGTGGATCTGCTTTGTGAAGAGGCAGTTCATGAACAAGAGTCTCTCAGGCCCTGGGCAGTGA
- the ANAPC7 gene encoding anaphase-promoting complex subunit 7, whose translation MSVVEHVREMAAAGLHSNVRLLSGLLLTMSGNNPELFSPSQKYQLLVYHADSLFHDKEYRNAVSKYTMALQQKKALSKTSKVRPSTGNAASTPQSQCLPSEIEVKYKMAECYTMLKQDKDAIAILDGIPSRQRTPKINMMLANLYKKAGQERSSVTSYKEVLRQCPLALDAILGLLSLSVKGAEVASMTINIIQSIPNLDWLSVWIKAYAFVHTGDNTRAINTICSLEKKSLLRDNVDLLGSLADLYFRAGDNKNSILKFEQAQMLDPYLIKGMDVYGYLLAREGRLEDVENLGCRLFNISDQHAEPWVVSGCHSFYSKRYSRALYLGAKAIQLNSNSVQALLLKGAALRNMGRVQEAIIHFREAIRLAPCRLDCYEGLIECYLASNSIREAMVMANNVYKTLGANAQTLTLLATVCLEDPVTQEKAKTLLDKALTQRPDYIKAVVKKAELLSREQKYEDGIALLRNALANQSDCVLHRILGDFLVAVNEYQEAMDQYSIALSLDPNDQKSLEGLQKMEKEESPTDATQEEDVDDMEGSGEEGDLEGSDSEAAQWADQEQWFGMQ comes from the exons ATGAGTGTGGTGGAGCACGTGCGTGAGATGGCGGCCGCCGGGCTGCACTCGAACGTGCGGCTGCTCAGCGGGCTGCTCCTCACCATGAGCGGCAACAACCC GGAACTGTTCTCTCCATCTCAGAAGTACCAGCTGCTTGTCTATCATGCAGACTCCCTCTTCCATGACAAGGAATATAGGAATGCTGTCAGCAAGTACACGATGGCCTTACAGCAGAAAAAAGCCTTAAGTAAAACTTCCAAAGTCAGACCTTCTACTGGGAATGCTGCATCAACACCCCAAAGCCAG TGTTTACCATCAGAAATTGAAGTGAAATACAAGATGGCTGAATGTTACACAATGCTGAAGCAAGATAAAGATGCCATTGCTATTCTTGATGGGATTCCTTCCAGGCAGAGAACTCCAAAG ATCAATATGATGCTGGCAAATCTCTACAAGAAAGCAGGTCAGGAGCGCTCCTCGGTGACGAGCTACAAAGAAGTGCTGAGGCAGTGCCCCTTGGCCCTGGATGCCATCCTAG GCTTGCTCTCGCTGTCGGTGAAGGGAGCAGAAGTGGCCTCCATGACCATCAATATAATCCAGAGCATTCCCAATTTGGATTGGCTCTCTGTGTGGATCAAGGCATACGCCTTTGTGCATACTGGAGACAACACCAGAGCAATAAACACCATTTG ctCTTTAGAGAAGAAGTCATTGCTGAGGGATAACGTGGACTTGCTGGGGAGCTTAGCAGACCTGTACTTCAGAGCTGGAGATAATAAAAACTCTATCCTAAAATTTGAACAAGCACAAATGCTGGATCCTTACCTAATAAAAG GAATGGATGTTTATGGCTATTTATTGGCGCGTGAGGGTCGGCTGGAGGATGTGGAGAACTTGGGCTGCCGACTCTTCAATATTTCTGACCAGCACGCAGAGCCCTGGGTGGTGTCTGG GTGTCACAGTTTCTACAGCAAACGATACTCCCGTGCCTTATACTTGGGAGCCAAAGCTATCCAGCTGAACAGCAACAGTGTCCAAGCCCTGCTGCTGAAAGGAGCTGCCCTGAGGAACATGGGCCGGGTGCAGGAGGCCATCATCCACTTCCGTGAGGCCATCCGGCTCGCGCCCTGCCGCCTGGACTGCTACGAAG GTCTCATCGAGTGTTACCTGGCATCCAACAGCATCCGTGAAGCCATGGTGATGGCAAATAACGTGTACAAAACCCTGGGGGCAAATGCACAGACCCTCACTCTGCTGGCCACAGTCTGCCTGGAGGACCCAGTCACgcaggaaaaagcaaaaacGTTGCTGGATAAAGCTCTCACACAAAGACCTGACTACATTAAAGCTGTGGTAAAGAAAGCAGAACTTCTCA GTAGAGAACAGAAGTATGAAGATGGGATTGCTTTGCTGAGGAACGCCCTGGCTAACCAGAGTGACTGTGTGCTGCACCGGATCCTGGGAGACTTCCTCGTGGCTGTCAACGAGTACCAGGAAGCCATGGACCAGTACAGCATAGCCCTGAG tTTGGATCCAAACGATCAGAAGTCACTAGAAGGattgcagaaaatggaaaaagaggaaagtCCAACAGATGCCACCCAGGAAGAAGATGTGGATGACATGGAGGGAAGTGGAGAAGAGGGGGACTTGGAAGGCAGTGACAGTGAAGCAGCTCAGTGGGCAGATCAAGAACAGTGGTTTGGGATGCAGTAA